Proteins from one Oscillatoria nigro-viridis PCC 7112 genomic window:
- a CDS encoding DUF6766 family protein: protein MRRFFREKSLSLVMFGLFFFSLVGQIITGDRDYSQELKDR from the coding sequence ATGCGACGTTTTTTTCGAGAAAAGAGCCTCAGCCTAGTCATGTTCGGGCTGTTCTTTTTCTCACTGGTAGGTCAAATCATCACGGGCGATCGCGACTACAGTCAAGAACTAAAAGATCGCTAG
- a CDS encoding KGG domain-containing protein encodes MTDTSKRGFASMDEDKQREIASQGGKAAHEQGTAHEFTSEEAKEAGRKGGETVSQDREHMSEIGREGGKSSRKKGNK; translated from the coding sequence ATGACAGATACAAGCAAGCGTGGATTCGCTTCAATGGATGAGGATAAACAGCGGGAAATTGCCAGCCAAGGCGGAAAAGCTGCCCACGAACAAGGAACAGCACATGAGTTTACTTCCGAGGAAGCGAAAGAGGCTGGTCGCAAGGGTGGTGAAACAGTCAGCCAAGATCGGGAGCATATGTCAGAGATCGGTCGCGAAGGCGGCAAAAGTTCTCGCAAAAAGGGAAATAAATAG
- a CDS encoding DUF6766 family protein: protein MVTLAVLSVFLRHKGSPESKPVVKRSYLPAGVR, encoded by the coding sequence ATCGTCACACTAGCGGTTTTGTCTGTTTTCTTGCGCCACAAGGGTTCGCCCGAATCCAAACCAGTCGTGAAGCGAAGCTATCTTCCCGCAGGGGTTCGGTGA
- a CDS encoding AAA family ATPase, whose translation MLKELHLKQVGTAPQFDVEFADRINLFTGDNGLGKTFLLDVAWWVLTGKWADSPAWPQQGQGNSPEITSLLSNQKKSDKYRSLFSFSEQKWLDIGKYSSFKGLIIYVRVDGFSVLDPARNRLAAYHFNYDSLWNGLINSEGKFICNGLIHDWVNWQRQPDRSQFQLLSRVIKQLSPDADEWMEPGEPIRVSVEDVREIPTLNFPYGNVPIIYASAGIKRILGLAYLLVWTWYEHTMASKLRQQEPLDQIIILIDEVEAHLHPQWQRSILPAILEVATNLENEMKLQLIATTHSPLLLASIEPQFDEEQDKLFLFELQGKNVTLNEVPWTKHGDAVGWLTSDIFGLKQARSREAEIAIEAAYTFMRGESMETFPEYLRTKEQIHQELLRVLPEHDRFWPRWIVSTEVE comes from the coding sequence ATGCTGAAAGAACTTCATCTAAAACAAGTCGGAACCGCCCCCCAGTTCGATGTAGAATTTGCCGATCGCATTAATTTATTTACTGGCGACAATGGTTTGGGGAAAACTTTTTTGCTTGATGTTGCTTGGTGGGTACTAACTGGAAAATGGGCGGATAGTCCAGCTTGGCCACAGCAGGGACAGGGCAATTCCCCGGAAATCACTTCTCTTTTAAGCAATCAAAAAAAATCCGATAAATATCGAAGTCTGTTTAGTTTTTCCGAACAAAAGTGGTTAGACATTGGCAAGTATTCTAGTTTCAAAGGGTTAATTATTTACGTTCGTGTTGATGGATTTTCAGTCTTAGATCCTGCCCGTAACCGCTTAGCAGCTTATCACTTCAATTATGATAGTCTTTGGAATGGATTGATTAATTCAGAAGGAAAATTTATCTGTAATGGTCTAATTCATGATTGGGTGAACTGGCAACGTCAACCAGACCGATCTCAATTCCAACTATTATCTCGCGTCATTAAACAACTTTCTCCCGATGCTGATGAATGGATGGAACCGGGAGAACCCATCAGGGTTTCTGTTGAGGATGTGCGTGAGATTCCTACCTTGAATTTTCCCTATGGCAATGTTCCGATTATCTACGCATCAGCGGGCATTAAGCGAATTTTAGGATTAGCTTATTTGTTAGTATGGACTTGGTATGAACACACAATGGCTTCTAAGTTGCGGCAACAAGAACCTCTGGATCAGATAATTATTTTAATCGATGAAGTTGAAGCTCATTTACATCCACAGTGGCAACGCTCAATCTTGCCAGCTATCTTAGAAGTAGCGACAAACCTCGAAAATGAAATGAAACTTCAGCTAATAGCTACAACTCATTCTCCGCTGCTACTTGCCTCAATCGAGCCTCAATTTGATGAGGAGCAAGATAAGTTATTTTTGTTTGAGTTACAAGGTAAAAATGTAACTCTTAATGAAGTTCCTTGGACAAAACATGGCGATGCTGTTGGCTGGCTAACTTCAGATATTTTTGGGTTAAAACAGGCTCGTTCCCGCGAAGCAGAAATAGCGATTGAGGCTGCGTATACTTTCATGCGAGGAGAAAGCATGGAAACTTTTCCTGAATACCTCAGAACTAAAGAGCAAATTCATCAGGAACTCCTGCGAGTTTTACCAGAACACGATCGCTTCTGGCCTCGATGGATTGTGAGCACCGAGGTAGAGTAA